The following DNA comes from Streptomyces sp. NBC_00273.
AGCGAGCTGAAATAGAGATGAAGCTCCAGCTGAACCGCGTCGGCCAAGATCGCTGCCCAGGAAGAGCCTCATGGGAGGCCAGGTCTGTTGTTCCTCGTGAGGTGGCCGTTGCCGCCGGTTCATTCGCGGCAGGCCGTCTGAGAGAGCCCTGATTATCTGAGGTAGCTCGGGACAGTACCACTGCAGTGCCGGTCGACCCGCTGCACGGACTGGCCGCAGGCCCCTGCACAGCAGGTGACGGATGGCGTGGGCTTCTCGTCTGCATCGTCGACAGCCCGCTGGTAGCCACGCTCTTAGAGCTCGTAACACGATCTTGATGAGATGTTCTGGTCAGCCGTGACCGGTGTGACGATTCGGCCGTTCGTGGTGGTGTGAGTACTCGGCCGTGGATCGTGGACGACGACTTGTGGGCACTGATCGAGCCGCTGCTGCCGCCTTGGCCGACGAGGTCGCCAGGGCCGCGGCCGGTAGCCGACCGATTGTGTCTGCAGGGCATCCTGTACGTCCTCTGCAATGACATCGCCTGGCAACTCCTGCCGCCTGAGCTGGGGTTCGGCTCGGGCCAGACCTGCTGGCGGCGCCTGGAGCAGTGGCAGCAGGCCGGAGTCTTCGACCAGCTGCACCGAATCCTGCTCGCCGAGCTGAACGCGTCCGGCCGGCTCGACTGGTCGAGGGCGTGCGTGGACGGCTCTCACATCCGGGCGAAAAAGGGGGAGCCGACACCGGTCCGTCGCCGGTCGACCGGCGGAAAACAGGCAGCAAACACCACTTGATCTGCGACGGCCGTGGCACCCCGCTCAAAGTCATCACAACCGCGGCGAACGTCAACGACGTCACCCAGACCCTCGCCCTGGTCGACGGCATCCCGCCAGTGGCGGGCCCCGGCCGGCCCCGCAGGCGCCCGGACGCCCTGCTTGGCGACAAGGGCTACGACTCCAACCCCAACCGGAAAGAGCTGCGCAAACGCCGGATCCTGCCCGTCATCTCCCGCAAAGGAGCCCCGAACATCAAGGGCATGGGCAAGCTCCGCTACGTCGTCGAGCAGACCTTCGCTCTACTCCACCAGTTCAAACGACTCGCCGTCCGATGGGAACGCCGCACTGAACTCCACGACACCTTCGTCTCCCTTGCCTGCAGCCTCATCTGCTGGCGACGCCTCAACAAGCCCGACTCATGATCGTGTTACGAGCTCTTAGCGTGAGAGAGCGTCAACCGATAGTGACGGATCTAGCTTCAAGTGCAAGGGATGCAACGCCGCAGCAGCCTGATAGCCATACCCGGCACCCCTGGGCGATCCAACCCTACGAATGGCTCGACCAACCCGATCAAGAAGGTAGAGCAGCCTGACCGCGCGGTCGGCAGCAGATTGGGGCGCCTTCAATGAGGGTTGGACGTCTCCCGATGGAGCAAACGTCAGCAGTTGGCGTCACTACGTCCCCATCAGTCGAGGGGGAGGCGTTGTCCTGGGCTTGAGGCTGCGGTGTACTTGATTCGTCCACGGCGTTCCGCAGGTAGAGGGGGCCACCGCATGGCTGCATCCATTACAACGGTCATCGCGGCAGTAATTGCGGCACTTGCAGCGATCAGCGGCTATCTGACGACGCAGCGCTGGAAACGACGCGAAGATAGGGCTCGCCTATATGCCGACGCGCTACAGGCGGTGCGACGTTACGAGGAACTGCCCTTTAGAATTGCACGACGAGTGGATTCTAGTCCGGCTACCCGCGAACGCATGGCCGGTACTGTTAGTGACTCCTTCGTAGAGCTTGGCCACTACCGTGCGTTACTCTTACTGCACTCACGCGAGGTTGGTGACGCTTATTCGCTCCTGTTGAATCGGACGCATCGCAATTGCCGACCGCACCGCCAAGAGGCATGGAGCATGCCACCTCCAAGAAATGACGCCGCCGCACATATGGGTGGGAAGTTTCTATTCGATAACAAGCCGGAGCTGGCCCTGTGTGTCGTAGCGATGCGGCGATCGCTTCATTTCGGCGCATTCTATCGGGCGTGGAGGACGAGGCGGGATTTGCGAGAACTTATCAAAGTGCGAGAAGTAGATCCCGACATGCAGATGGAGTTGACGACCCGAGTCCGCTCTATCGCAAAGGACATATTGTCGCTGCGACCGCCTGCACCACGATCTTAGCGAGTTGATAGCATCGTAGCGGAGAGTGCCGCTACCTGGATGGGGGGCGCTGTGCGTGCGCGCGTCGGCGTAGTGAGTCGGTTCGATGCCTGGACTGCCGAGGAACATCCATTTCGGGAGCCGCTCACCCAAGTAGGCCTTGACTATGTCCCGATTCGCCTCGGCGCCTTGCAGCTCAGGTCGGAGGCCGGAGGGGAATCGATCCTCCAACTTTACGACCGGGATGTGCAGACAGAGGCACAAGATTCCTCTCCTGTCGACGTGATCCTTTGGCGAGTATCGGAGAGTCTCTTCCTGCCTTGCCGGCCGTTGATCGAGATATTGGCACGCAAGTATAAAATAATAAACTCGCTGCAGTGTATGACCCGCTGCAGCGACAAGTGGGCGACCCACGAAAATCTGAACCTTAGTGGCCTCCCGACCGTCCCTACGCAACTTCTACTTCCCGACAATCTCATTCCTGACCTCGGCACCATGAGAACCGTCGTGAAGCCCTGCTTCGGAGCCGGTGGGCGCGGTATCCGTCTGATGATTCCAGGGGAACCCTTCATTTCGAACGAGCCGTACATAGCGCAACCTGAGATTACCTCTGACCCGCGAAGTTATGTGCGCGTCCTTGTCTGCGACGGGTCGGCTGTTGCTGCTATCCACCGGAATCCTCCAAATAAGTCGAGAGAGGGCGGGAATTTGCGGGTTAATAACCTGGAATCCGGGGGCGAATCGGAGCCGGCGAACTTGAAACCTGTTGCTGAAATTGCAGTCGCAGCTGCTGAGGTATTGGAAGGCACAGTTGTAGGAGTAGATCTGGTTCCGGGCCTTAATGGTAGCTATGAGATTCTTGAGATCAACTCGTCACCGGGCCTGGAAGGGGTCAATCGACATTCTCCTATGAATGTCTACTCCGTTGCGGCACGTGCAGTACGTCGTGCGGTTCTTGGGTCCGGCTGTACTTAGACCGTGTCCTACATGGTGAGGTTGAGGAAGCGTTTGTAGCAGCAGATGGCTGCGGCCAGGCCGAGGAAGGCCAGGTAGTTGCGGGGATGGCGTTCGTAGCGGTGGTTGATCCGGCGGTAGCCGGTGAGCCAGGACATCGTCCGCTCGATCACCCAGCGGCGGCGGCCCAATCGTTCGCTGGATTCGATGCCCTTGCGGGCGATGCGGACCCCGATGTGCTTGCCCCAGAGCCATTGCCGCAGGTGGGGGATGTCGTAGGCCTTGTCTGCGTGGAGTCGTGTCGGCTTGGAATCGGCTGCGTGGGATTCGTGTCCCATGTGGAAATGGGACAGCATCGGCTTCAGTCCGAGGCTGTCGTGGGTGTTCGCAGCGGAGAGGCCGACGCGTAGGGGCAGTCCGCCCGCATCCGACAGGACGTGCATCTTGGAACCTGGCTTGCCCCGGTCCACGGGACTCGGACCTGTGAATTCGCCCCCTTTTTAGCGCGGACGTGGGCGGAGTCGAGGACCACACGGGCGAGGTCGACCAGCCCTTGCTCGTCCAGGAGCTGGAGGACCTTCTGGTGAAGCCGCCCCCAGACCCCGGCTCTGGACCAGATGACAAACCGGCGGTGCACAGTCGACTTCGACGCCCCGAAGCAGGGCGGCAGTGCCCGCCAGGCGCATCCGCTGACCAGCACGTAGATGATCGCGGCAAAGACCGCCTCATCATCGATGTTCGCCATCCCACCGCCCTGCGGCCGAACCCGCGTCGGCGGCAACAACGGCCGCACTATCTCCCACAATCCATCCGGAACGATCCATCCCCACCGCCCACTCCCCATGCCCACCACAACGCCCAACAAGCCATGTAGGACACGCTCTTACTCCACACGTCGGTGGCATAGCCGCAGCCGTTGATCTGGCGCGCGCAGCGCCACCAGCTTCTGAATCGCGGCCGGCAGCGCGGAATCCTCCAGGATTGTCTTGCTCGCCATTGCGAAGTACCCGGCGGCTTTGGCAGTGGTCGTGGTCGGATTGCTGAAGAGATTCAAACGGGCGGTCATAGCGTGCTCCTTGGCGTGGGTGGCATCAAGACGCTGGTGGCTCGCGTCCTGTGACATCCCTTCGGGATGACGTGGTCCGGATGGGTTGCTCGGGTCGCCGGTACCGTTGGGCGCCGGTCCGCCGCCATCGGAGGGCGATCAGGCTGTGCGCAGCGGCGCGGGCGCTGTGGTGACCGGTGGGGCGCGGCTTCCCGGGGCGGCACTGCTGCGGATCATGGCGCGGTCCGGCGCGGGTCTGCGGTGATGCACAGGGCGGCCAGGGCTGCAGTGCCGAGCATGATGCCCAGCGCCCAGGTCGCGGCGGTGGCGTAGCCGTGCACGGTGGCGTCCCGGAGGACCTGTGCACCGTGGTGGTCGGCCAGGTAGGTGCTTGTCGCGCCGGCAGCGATGGTGTTGAGCAGTGCGGTGCCGATCGACGCGCCTGTCTGCTGGGCGGTGTTGACGGTCGCGGAGGCGATGCCGGCGTCGTGGGGAGCGACTCCGCTGGTGGCCGTCGCGACGGCGGGGCCGAACAGTGTGCCGATGCCGAGTCCGAGGAGCAGCTCGGCGGGCAGGATGACGGCCGTGTAGGAGCTCTGCTGGGTGAGCTGGGTGAGGAGGGCGAGCGAGCCGGCCGCGCACAGCAGTCCGGGCACGATCAGCAGCCGGGGCGGCAGCTTGGGAAGCAGGCGGCCGGACAACTGGGTCGCCGCCGCCACGTTCATCGAGACCAGCGGAAGCATGGCGAGGCCGGCCCTGACCGCGGAGTAGCCCATCACGGACTGCAGTTGGTAGGTGAGGAAGAGGAAGACCCCGAACAGTCCGAGCGTGGCCAGAGCGATGGTGGCGAGGGCCGCACCCCGGTGGCGGCCGGTCAGGATCCGCAGCGGAAGGAGCGGAGCACGCAGCCGGGCCTGCGCGATCCCGAACGTCAGGAGCAGGGCGGCGGCCAGGGCCAGGCAGAGGGAGACCCGGGGTGTGTGCCATCCGTGCTCGCCGGCCTCGGAGAACCCGTAGACCAGAGCGGCGATGCCGCCGCAGCCAGTGAGCGCTCCCAGGACGTCGATCCGTGCATCGGTGCGTCCGGGCGGATCGGGCAGCGCGGCGATGGCGCCGACCGCGGCCAGCAGGGCGATGGGAATGTTGACGTACATGCACCAGCGCCAGTCGAGATAGCTGGTGATCAGTCCGCCGCCGACCAGGCCGATCCCGCCGCCTGCGGTCAGCACCCCGCTGTAGATCCCGATGGCCTTGGCCCGTTCGGCCGGTCCGGGAAACACCGCCATCAGCAGCGCGAGGGTCGAGGGGGCCAGCAGTGCGGCGAAGACGCCCTGTCCGGCGCGAGCGGCGACCAGCATCCAGCCGGAGTCCGCCATCCCGCCGAGACCGGATGCGACGGCGAAGCCGAGGATGCCGGCGATCAGGGTGCGTCTGCGGCCGAGCCGGTCGGCGATGCGGCCACCGAGCAGGAGCAGCCCGCCGAAAGTCAGCGTGTAGGCCGTGATGACCCACTGCCGGCTCGCGTCGGACATGCCCAGATCCTGCTGGGCGGTGGGCAGCGCGATGGTCACGATGGTCGTGTCCAGCACGATCATCAGCTGGGCGATCGCGATGACCACCAGCCCCCACCAGCGGCGCGCACGCAGCCGGGCCGGATCGGTACTCCACGTGCTCTTCGTGCCGTTCGTCTTCTTGCCTGTTTCGTTCAGCATGGCGAACCCCCTTGTGAAGACGTGCGTCAAGCACTCACATTCATTACCTGCCGACAGGTAAAGTTGGCGACGAGGCGAAGCTAGCCCATTGCTTGCCGATCGGCAAGCAATGGGGGTAAGCCCTTTACGGGCCGCCCCCGGGCCGGCTGAGACGACGGCGACGAAGGGACTTCCATGGCAGGCCGCCGCACCGACACACGTAAGCGCGCCCAGCGCGTAGCCCTTCAGCTCTTCAGCGAGCACGGGTACGACGGCACCTCGCTGCGCATGATCGCGGAGCAGCTGGACATCACCAAGGCGGCCCTCTACTACCACTACAAGTCGAAGGAGGAGATCCTCGCCGCCGTCCTGGCCGACTTCTCCGCCGCGGTCGCCGAACTCACCGACTGGGCCAAGCAGCAGCCCGCAGGACCCGATACCCGGCGCGAACTCCTGCGCCGCTACGCCGAGCTGACAGCCGGTGGCATCACGGCCGCGGCCCGCTTCGCGCAGGACAACGAGCCAGCGCTGCGCAACCAGCCGCTCGCGGCCGAGGTGCAGCAGCACGTCATGACGCTCTTCGAGCTCTTGGCCGGGCCCGGCGCGCTGTCCGGTGACGGCGCCCCGGCCGCATCGCTGCGTGTCCGCCTGGCGATCACCGCACTGCACCTGGCCGGCGACGACGCCGATCGAACGGAAAACGGAGGCCCGGAGCTGATCGATGCGGCACTCGGCATCGCTTGCGACTTGATCGATCCGCCGTTTCCCCGGCCAGCGCCTTAGTACCGCAGGAGCGGTACTCCGCCCGTCCTGGTCAGCGACCTGGCGTCGATTCTGTTGGCTGAAGGATTCTGATGCCGACAGAGTCCGCCGCAGCACGAGGGCCGGGCACGGCGACGGCCGGCCCCAGGTCGAGGCGCTTGTCCATGTCCAGGCGGAAGGTGCCGTACGGGTTAACGTTGGACCAGAACAGCGCGGTCAGGCCGCGGCGGTCCTCGTTCGACAGCCTTGATGCCCACGCCGGTTCGGACAGGACCTGCTGGACTGGCCGAATGTTTGCCGTCCGGCCGGACAGCCGGCCCGGCCGCTACGGCGTCGGCTCCCATGCTTCGGGGCCTGCTCCCCTCCACTCCACGAACCCGGGATCGGTGAGATCCACGTCCTCGGCACTCTCCAGGCCGGCGGCGGCCAGGAGGCCCTGATGTCTGCAGGGCGGTGCGCGACTCCGATGGCGACGCCGTCGTAGCGGACCCGGCGCCACCCCTGTTCGTCGGGCGGGTAGACGATCAGCTTGGCGGACATGCCTCCACCATGGTTCTGCCACTGCCGCCCAGCAGGCGGTGCGCGGCCACCCGGGCTACCCGTCACGGCCGCACCACGCAAACAGGCCGAAGGTGAGCCTGGGCAAGCCGCCCTCGAGGACGGCTTGCCCAGCAGGAGGCGGCTGGGTTCAGGAGCCGAGTGCGGGCGGGTTGCTGTGATGACGGAGCCGGAGCCACAGGGGGTGTTCGGCGAGGGCGTCGAGCAGGATCGCGGCCACCTGCCGGTCCACGGTGCGGGTCCGCCTCGCCTCGTGGAGCACGAAGGGCGTGTGCGACGCCCAGAGCTCACGTGCGGCTGTGTTCAGGCGCCGGCTGACCAGACCCATTGCGGTGATGGCCGGCTTGCCCGTCAGGTGGGGTGACACGTACTCCGCGATGACCTGGCCCCGGAGGCCAGGCGGGCCGGGCTCCGCGCACACCCGCCAGACCAGGTCCAGCTCTTCCACGGTGTGCAGCGCCTTCACCCAGGTGCGCAGCATCTCCTCCGTCCAAGGGTGCTCGTCACGACCCGGCGGCTTCCACACCACGTCCTCCGGCAGCACCTCCGGCCGACCGCCTGGCTCGGGCTGCGGCTTCCCGTAGGCCGCGCGCAAGGTACGGATCGCGTCCTCGTGCGAATCGGTCTCGGTGTCGATCGTGAATCTCAACGCCCACCCCTCAAGCTCAGCGCACTGTGCCCGGAGGCTGCCCGGCGCGCACTGCCGCAACAGGTGCTCCGGGGGAGTGGGCAAGCCCCAGGGACCCTGGGCAAGCCGCCTGGACCTGCGGCTTGCCCACCCTGTTCGGAGCACACCGGGCGCGACGGCGTCGGTCACGGCCCCGGTGTCCCGTCTCAAATGATCTGGTCTGCGGGTAGGGCTTTGAGCTGCGGCGACCAGATCGATTGAGACGCCGTGGTACCGAAAGTCTCAAGTGATCTGGTCCCGGAAGCTGGGATGCAGGGTGCTGTCTCAGTTCAGCTGGTCCGGCGACGGTGGAGGGCGAACCTACGACCTGTGGAAACGTAGAAAAAGGACCCTTCCGGTAGCGACCGACGGGGCCCTTCTCATAGCTGGACAGCACTCCGTTCCGGTGTGGGCGAACATCAGCCCGCACCGAAGCGTGCGCGCGTCACTCGGTGCCGGGGACTCCCGAGACCTCATCCTCCCGAAGGGCGATGTGCTCCTCGCCGTCGATCTTGATTTCAGTGCCTGCGTACTTGCCGGACAGAGTCTTGTCCTTGGCAGGCACCGCCACCTCGGTGTCTTCGGCCATGTCTCCTCCCTCCGGTCGACACGGTGTCGACCCGTACCGATCGTGCCATAACCAACAGTCACCGAGGCGTCACTCCCCGGCAGATTGGAGAACCCTGTCGACGCCAACCAGCCGACACCATCGGCAACCTGATGCGATGCCAGAACGTCGAGAAGTTCCAGGTGGCATCGGCCCACCATGCGCTTGAGAGCGGCTGGTCGACCTGCAAGACGTCGCCCCTGATGATTCGCCGTACTCACTGAGACTGGACGAAGCGGCCCCGACGGACCAGATCATTGGAGACCCTGAGCGAATCGGAACAGATCACTTGAGACGGGGACCAGATCAACCGAGACCGGACCCCCGGCCGCCCGGTAGCCACACCGGCCGGGCCTTGCGCCACTCGGAGAGCGCCGGTGGCGGGCCAGCTGTGCCCCGGCTCGTGGAGTCACAGAACAAGCCCGCCCGCCCCGGAGCCTGACTCAGCAGGGCCCTCTGGTGGTATCCACGCGCCATACATGCCTGGCCGGGGGAGGCTGTCGGGTGCCAGGCCCGAAGCAGGCTCAACAGCTCTTCCTGCATTCACGGTTGGGGAACCAAGGGGCTTCGCTGAACGTATCTTGGTGAGCATGCTGTGGTCCGGGCGTGCGTCGTGCTCGCATGCAAGCCAGTGGATGAGGGAGGTAGCGCATGCTGGAGGAGACATTGACAGCACTGGCCGCCGCGGGTGGGACTGCGGTGGTGCAGGCCGCGGGAACCAGCACCTGGCAAGGATTTCAGCAGGCAGTGTCACGATGGTTCGGCCACGGGGATGAGGAAGCGATACGCGTCGATCTGGACCGCAGCGCGCAGATGCTGGCGGCTGCACGAGAAGACGATGACGTCATGGCCGTGCGGGACGAACAAGCGGCGTGGCAGACGCGTTTCGCGGTGGCGCTGGCGAGCCTCGCCGAACCCGAGCGAAGGTCGGCTGCCGAGGCCCTGGCCGCCCTGATCCAGGCGACTCCGCACGCCGACGGTGTGTCGGCGGCGGGGGACGGACTGGCGGTTCGAGGGAAGGTCGAGATCCGGGCCGACCACGGGTCCGTTGCAGCTCTGCGCATGGGAGACGTGTCACTGGGAAACCCTTCACAGTCGGGTCCGCCCCAGGGCTGAGCGCGCCCGACGGTACTGAAGCCCCGCAGATCACGGCCGGCATCGCCATCACCGCCTACCAAGGAGGGGTAGCGGTCGGCCACGCCGACCGGGTGACCTACTACGCTGCGCCACCGGGACCACGGGATGCCGCGCGCAGACGCGAGGCACAACTGCACTCCTACCTCAACGCCGCCTCCCGCACCGTGGACCGCCACCCCTATCCCGGCCTGGCTGAAGGCCCGGGCCCCTTTCCCCTGGCTGAGGTCTACGTTCGCCAGCTGGCCGAGGACCAGCACTTCTCCGAAGACCGTGACCGCAGCAACGCAGACAGCCCAGACGTGGCCAGCCTCCCAGTGCCCGCCGAGGCCATCTTCGCGGGAGGTGGCCGCATTCGCGTGGTCCTTGCCGCCGCTGGCGGCGGCAAGTCAGTCCTGCTGCGCCGCTACCTGGCAACCGAAGCCGGCTTCTGGATGGCTGATGGGCGGATTGACCGAGCTGATCCGGCGATCCCGGTGCTGATCCGCGCCACAGCCCTGGCCGGGATGCCCCTGCTGGCCCAGGGGCTCGCACAGGCCGCCATCGAAGAACTCGGCCCCTACGGGCTGCGCGAGACACCAACCTCGGAGTTCTTTGGGGAGCAACCGGCCCCTCAAGTGCCCTGGCTGGTGATGGTCGACGGCCTTGATGAGATACCGGACCGTGCCACCCGCGTAGCCCTGCTGG
Coding sequences within:
- a CDS encoding IS5 family transposase (programmed frameshift) translates to MSTRPWIVDDDLWALIEPLLPPWPTRSPGPRPVADRLCLQGILYVLCNDIAWQLLPPELGFGSGQTCWRRLEQWQQAGVFDQLHRILLAELNASGRLDWSRACVDGSHPGEKGGADTGPSPVDRRKTGSKHHLICDGRGTPLKVITTAANVNDVTQTLALVDGIPPVAGPGRPRRRPDALLGDKGYDSNPNRKELRKRRILPVISRKGAPNIKGMGKLRYVVEQTFALLHQFKRLAVRWERRTELHDTFVSLACSLICWRRLNKPDS
- a CDS encoding ATP-grasp domain-containing protein; translation: MTRCSDKWATHENLNLSGLPTVPTQLLLPDNLIPDLGTMRTVVKPCFGAGGRGIRLMIPGEPFISNEPYIAQPEITSDPRSYVRVLVCDGSAVAAIHRNPPNKSREGGNLRVNNLESGGESEPANLKPVAEIAVAAAEVLEGTVVGVDLVPGLNGSYEILEINSSPGLEGVNRHSPMNVYSVAARAVRRAVLGSGCT
- a CDS encoding IS5 family transposase (programmed frameshift) — encoded protein: MGSGRWGWIVPDGLWEIVRPLLPPTRVRPQGGGMANIDDEAVFAAIIYVLVSGCAWRALPPCFGASKSTVHRRFVIWSRAGVWGRLHQKVLQLLDEQGLVDLARVVLDSAHVRAKKGGEFTGPSPVDRGKPGSKMHVLSDAGGLPLRVGLSAANTHDSLGLKPMLSHFHMGHESHAADSKPTRLHADKAYDIPHLRQWLWGKHIGVRIARKGIESSERLGRRRWVIERTMSWLTGYRRINHRYERHPRNYLAFLGLAAAICCYKRFLNLTM
- a CDS encoding MFS transporter; the protein is MLNETGKKTNGTKSTWSTDPARLRARRWWGLVVIAIAQLMIVLDTTIVTIALPTAQQDLGMSDASRQWVITAYTLTFGGLLLLGGRIADRLGRRRTLIAGILGFAVASGLGGMADSGWMLVAARAGQGVFAALLAPSTLALLMAVFPGPAERAKAIGIYSGVLTAGGGIGLVGGGLITSYLDWRWCMYVNIPIALLAAVGAIAALPDPPGRTDARIDVLGALTGCGGIAALVYGFSEAGEHGWHTPRVSLCLALAAALLLTFGIAQARLRAPLLPLRILTGRHRGAALATIALATLGLFGVFLFLTYQLQSVMGYSAVRAGLAMLPLVSMNVAAATQLSGRLLPKLPPRLLIVPGLLCAAGSLALLTQLTQQSSYTAVILPAELLLGLGIGTLFGPAVATATSGVAPHDAGIASATVNTAQQTGASIGTALLNTIAAGATSTYLADHHGAQVLRDATVHGYATAATWALGIMLGTAALAALCITADPRRTAP
- a CDS encoding TetR/AcrR family transcriptional regulator, which codes for MAGRRTDTRKRAQRVALQLFSEHGYDGTSLRMIAEQLDITKAALYYHYKSKEEILAAVLADFSAAVAELTDWAKQQPAGPDTRRELLRRYAELTAGGITAAARFAQDNEPALRNQPLAAEVQQHVMTLFELLAGPGALSGDGAPAASLRVRLAITALHLAGDDADRTENGGPELIDAALGIACDLIDPPFPRPAP